Below is a window of Congzhengia minquanensis DNA.
GTATAATGAACAAAACGATTGTGATAAGGAGCTATTAAAATGACAAAAATCGATATTTTTTCCGGATTTTTAGGTGCCGGCAAGACAACTCTAATAAAAAAATTGATTGATGAAAGCTTTAAGGGCGAAAAGTTAGTTTTAATTGAAAATGAATTTGGTGAAATTGGAATAGATGGAGGATTTTTAAAAGACGCTGGAATTAACATTACCGAAATGAACTCCGGATGTATTTGCTGCAGTCTGGTGGGTGACTTTGGCGCGGCTTTGAAAAAAGTGCTCCGCGATTATAGGCCGGACAGAATTTTAATTGAGCCTTCCGGCGTGGGCAAGCTCAGCGACGTAATGAAAGCGGTTGAAAACGTTCACGAGCACGCGCTTGCATTAAACAGCTACACTGCTGTTGTTGACGTAAACCGGTGTAAGATGTATATGAAAAACTTCGGTGAATTTTTCTGCGACCAGATTCGTTATGCCAAGTGCATTGTTTTAAGCCATACGGGCGGCGCAAAGGAAGAAAAAATTGCCGAGTGCGTAAAGCTGCTGCGGGAGCAAAACGCAGAAGCGGCAATTGTTTCCACCCCGTGGGACCAGCTTTCCGGCACACAGTTTTTAGAAGCGATTGAGGGCGCGTCAACCATAAACCGGGTTTTAGAGGAGCTCAAGGAAGAAGACGCCTGCCCGGTTTGCGGTCATTCGCACAAGCATGACCACGAACATGATCATTGCCACGAGCATAGTCATGAACATCACCATGAGCATTGCCGCCACGACGGGGAGCAGAAGCATGAATGCTGTCATGGTCACGAACAGGAGCACGAGCACTGCCATGGGCATCACCATCACGGACACCATCATGCAGACGAGGTGTTCCAAAGTTTTGGAACAGAAACTACAAAACAGTTCTCCAAAGACGAGCTTGTTTCTATGCTGTCGCAATTTAACAACGAAGAAAAATTTGGTGTTATTCTGCGTGCAAAAGGCATTGTGCCAGAGAAAGACGGAAGCTGGCTGCACTTTGACTATGTTCCCGGCACGCCCGATGTGCGCGAAGGCGCGGCCGACATCACCGGGCGGATTTGCGTAATCGGCGCCGGCATAAAAGACGGCGAAATCCGCAAGCTCTTTGGGTTAGACGAATAAGAAGGGTGTTGTAACAATGGAAATTCCGGTTTATATCTTTACAGGCTTTTTAGAGGCTGGCAAAACAAAATTTATTCAGGAAACACTGGAGGACGCACGGTTTAACGACGGCGAGCGCACTCTGCTTTTACTGTGCGAGGAAGGGATTGAAGAATTTGACCTCTCCCGCTTTACAGGGAAAAACGTGTTTATTGAATCCGTAGAAAATGAATCAGACCTTACGGGAAAATGGATTTCTTCCCTGTTTAAAAAGCACAAGCCAGAGCGCGTAATCGTGGAGTTTAACGGCATGTGGCAGTTAGACTCCCTTTACAACAACCTGCCGAAAACCTGCACAGTTGTGCAGGAAATGTTTTTTGCAGACGCTGGAACGTTTTTAAACTACAACAGTAACATGCGCTCTCTCGTGGTGGACAAGCTAAAAAGCTGCGAGGTCGTAATTTTTAACCGCACTACAGAGGAAACCGATAAAGAGATGTTTCACAAAATCGTCCGCGCCACCTCCCGCCGCGCCAACATTGCGTTTGAATATGCTGACGGGCATGTGGAATATGACGAGATTGAAGATCCGCTCCCCTTTGACGTGGACGCACCGGTTATCGCCATTAAAGACGAGGATTTTGCCCTGTGGTACCGCGATGTTTCAGAGGACGTAAAAAAATATGTGGGTAAAACTGTTAAGTTTAAGGGCATTATCGCCCACAACAACACCTTGCCCAAAGACGTTTGCCTCATTGGCCGGCACATTATGACCTGTTGTGCAGACGACATTTCCTATGGCGGCATGCTGTGCATTGTGCCAAAGGGCACCATGTTTAAAAGCCGGGACTGGATGCTGGTTACCGCCACTTTGCGGTATGAATATCACAAGCTATATGAGGGGAAAGGGCCGGTGCTTTATGCAGAAAGCCTGGTGCACGCGCCTCAGCCAAAAGAACAGGTCGCAACATTTTATTAAAAAGAAGCCTGCTGTCTAGCAGGCTTCTTTTTTACAGCTCCAAGTCCTCCGGGCGGCTGAATTC
It encodes the following:
- a CDS encoding TIGR03943 family putative permease subunit — encoded protein: MEIPVYIFTGFLEAGKTKFIQETLEDARFNDGERTLLLLCEEGIEEFDLSRFTGKNVFIESVENESDLTGKWISSLFKKHKPERVIVEFNGMWQLDSLYNNLPKTCTVVQEMFFADAGTFLNYNSNMRSLVVDKLKSCEVVIFNRTTEETDKEMFHKIVRATSRRANIAFEYADGHVEYDEIEDPLPFDVDAPVIAIKDEDFALWYRDVSEDVKKYVGKTVKFKGIIAHNNTLPKDVCLIGRHIMTCCADDISYGGMLCIVPKGTMFKSRDWMLVTATLRYEYHKLYEGKGPVLYAESLVHAPQPKEQVATFY
- a CDS encoding CobW family GTP-binding protein; its protein translation is MTKIDIFSGFLGAGKTTLIKKLIDESFKGEKLVLIENEFGEIGIDGGFLKDAGINITEMNSGCICCSLVGDFGAALKKVLRDYRPDRILIEPSGVGKLSDVMKAVENVHEHALALNSYTAVVDVNRCKMYMKNFGEFFCDQIRYAKCIVLSHTGGAKEEKIAECVKLLREQNAEAAIVSTPWDQLSGTQFLEAIEGASTINRVLEELKEEDACPVCGHSHKHDHEHDHCHEHSHEHHHEHCRHDGEQKHECCHGHEQEHEHCHGHHHHGHHHADEVFQSFGTETTKQFSKDELVSMLSQFNNEEKFGVILRAKGIVPEKDGSWLHFDYVPGTPDVREGAADITGRICVIGAGIKDGEIRKLFGLDE